The Apium graveolens cultivar Ventura chromosome 10, ASM990537v1, whole genome shotgun sequence nucleotide sequence GAAAAAATCATTTCCATGTTCACTCAGCtacaaagaagaaaatgaaattATTAAAATGATCAGAAACAAGTAAATTTGAAGCCATAATTAACTTCTCAAGTCTGATCCCCATTTAGACAAGGCTATCCATGCCTTTGAGTTTTCCTAAGAGTCTGAACATTGTGTTCCCTAAAAATTCCTCCCTGTTTTTGGGATGATTGAGAGAGACTCTTTCACAATTGTCTTCTAAAGTCACAATCAGCCTGTTGGTCCGTTTGTGTAAAAAACAAAGTAAATTCAATCGACTTATATGTTAAATTCTGAAAAGTAGGAAATAGGTACTTCATTCAAATTTGCAATTTAACTTGATAAAAGTTAACATGACCCTTCCTTCATTGTACATGTCAGTACTATCTTGTTATTTGTTATTTtgtaatttataatatttataaattaatagaTCTATTCTAACTTTTGATAACATTTAAGTAATATTACTTCCGCTTAGAAGTCATATAACAAGTTTAACAAGTAACTTTTCTTCAGTTCAGCTATACAAGTCAATAGACTACTACAGTGGTCTATTCCTCCAATAAAAATAGAGTACCTGATTGCGTCCTTCATTTATGTTCAACTTGTATTGCACAACACGATTAGAAAACTATAATTTCCAGTAAGTTGGTAAAAATGGACATAACACAATTTGAATTTTCAATTAATATACGTGATTCTCTGCAGTTCTGTAACATTATGTTGATGAGGAACAGAAGTGAAGAAATTTTATATATATCAGAAATTAGATTAATTCTATTCACTGTGCGGAATTTAGTGTAGTTGTTTTTATATATGGGGCTATTGGTTTTGGAGTTTTCGCCCCAACCTAGGTTAGGGGGTCGTTAGACCGTAGCTAGCTGCtgtttataaaataatttttttttatcccAATACTCACTAGGGCAATTCCTCGCACCTAAAACTCCATACATAGTTCTAACTGTATAATTAATCCCACGTAATAACAGGTCATCCCTCATTAGGTTATTTTATTAGTATTTCTATCACGGATATATAAGTATTGTAATTTTCATATTAATCTTAGACTTGATTATTGTTTAATATTAGATTAGTCTCCTCTGGTTTATAGGTTGCGAACTTGCTATCCATCACTTTTCTCCCTTCTGCGGTTGGGAAACACTCGGGGTAATGGATTTCTGCAATAAATCCACCCAAGCTTATTTTATTCTTGTTgtaatttaataatataataattttgaaaagTTGTCATGCATCATATGTTCTAGTAGATCAACCTACTCAAGCATCAGTACAACTATGAGTAACTAATGTCCAGGGCTAAGATGTCACACATCAATGGTTTTCAAATATTAGTATACAATTATATCATGCAGACATGCACTACTCTAATTTCACCATGATCACATAGCACACACATTAATTGAAATTAGTACCACAATAAATTAAGATAAAATAATCATGACATTGCCGGAATCGCATTGATAAGACTACTGCATGTTAAAGCTCAATTCATATTATGGGAAAGATACATAAATTTAAGATCTAAGTTATTAATAGAATATACAAACCTCATATTTCAAGAATCCTTCAAGGACATCAAGGAGCAAAGGACCACTATCCCCATTGCGGTTAAGATCATATCCATTTTTGTTACTGAAGTCTTTTAACTCAGATTTCCATGCATCCTTTTGCTGCAATGATATCCAACAAACTGTGAATAATTACTTTATACATAACATATAAAAAAATAAAGCATTCTATTAAATTTAGTTCCCCAATTAATTCCTTATTCTAAGTTGGTATGGCATTCGACTACGATTCGACATTTAATTACCGGGTTTCACCCGCTTTGCAAAAAATTAACAAGtaatttgatttttaattagACTATGTTCCCTTGGATCAATGAGTACACACTACAGTAATGTTCCCTAATTACAGTAACATTTGGACAACCATTCATTCTTGGACAAATCACTCTATTAAGTGCAATACCTAATCACTTTATACAAGCTTTCGTATAGGCTTCCAAATTAAACCAGTTAAGTGTAGAAAAGTCACTTTAGGATCACTTCAAAATATTTTCATATTCAAATATATAATCTTAACTCTATTTTAAGTAATCTAAATCctgttttaaaataaaagtgatgAGTTCAACAAAACTACAAATAAGCTTTCATTTCTTGACATAGAGTGGCAGGCATTCCTCAACATACCGAGTCTGTCTTAGCATTAAAGAGCCTGGGATATTACATTATAATATATGTCTATATATAAgatgcacacacacacacacacacaaacgcGCAAACGCAGTATATATAGGCACCCTATATATATGACGAGTAGTCCAAGAGGTACCAAATTGGGTACCAAAATTTGGTCCAAAATGATGTGGCATTGCTTACTTGACAATTTAGAAGGATGTTGTTGGTGGAATTTATGTGAATGCACGGGTCCACTATTATTAACTGATTTGTAGCCAATAAGTGACACGTGACATTTGTGATCCATTTTGGGTACCAATTTGGTACCTTTAGCATTATTCATATATGATATTTAGATGAACAAATCCTCTAGCCGTGCATGCAGCTTAATATGGATCTTCTAGAAAGCTAGAGGACATGTAATTTTTTGAGACATACATACAATTATTAAAGGGATTCTTTTTTAAGATCATTGAAATGAATTGGACCAACGCCCATTGATATAGAGAAATGGATAGTTACCATATTGCATTCCGGCAAATATACTTTTAGGGTATGGTTGAGTTGTGCCCAGTCCATATATTCACATAGTAGTGCAGTTAGAAGTCTCCCTGTAGATAGCATGATAAGATAAAAAAGATATAAGCAACACAAACAAATTTAGCATGTCAAAGTGAGCTTGATAAACAAGTAACATTTGTTTTTGCATAATTGagtttgtaaagttaaatgaCTGTCTAACAGGCCATCTATTTATCATGACCCGAAGTTCTTCTACACAAAGATTGTAAAAGGGGGATCAGAATTCCTTGTCATGTTATCAGTGTGCAGGAAGGGAGCAAAAATATTTATTGTATAGCAACTGAATTAAAGCGATAATATCACCCATGTTTGTGATGTGTGTAGAGGCAGAGAGCATAAACATTTACTGTTAACTATTAAGTGAAAAGAAATATTAAACGATATATTGTCCAGGGAGGGAGCAAACCTTTTTTacatttaaatatataaattaaagaGATAATATTACCCATGTTTGTGATGGGTGTAGAAGGAAATAGCAAAAACATTTACTGTAAACTAttaattgaaaaaaaaaatattatatgaTATCCCATGTTTGTCAGACGTAAGTTGGAAGAGAGTAAAAACAGTTAATGCAATCAATAGCATGACAACTCTTCATAATCAGTTTGACATGTATGTGGGTATTGTATAAGTGAAAAAGATGATGAAACTCTTAGCCCCTGTTTGGTTGGAAGAAAATAGAGGGGAGGGGAGGGGAGGGTTCCTACGATAAAAAATGTGTTTGGTTCATATTTTTAGAGGGAAGGGGAGGGAAATGAAGGGGCCTAAAATCCCTTATAGGTCTTATTTTGTTTCCTCCCAATTTGGGGTTTTTTGGAGGGGAGAAATTTTATTGACAAAAATGACCTTACACCTTCTTAACACTTACATATATCCTAAAGGACTTATAagtaattttaattataaacccCTCCCTTCCCCTCCTGTACCAAACATAAAAATGAGTTAATTCCCCTCCGCTCCTTCAAccaaataaaattaatattatatcaTTTTCCTCCCCTCCCCTCCCCTCTATTAAAATTCCTCCCCTTCCCTCCCCTCCGTTGAACCAAACACAGCGTGTTTTCTCGGAGTAGAGGAATATACTAAAAGATAATACCTCTCAAAAAAATCCCACCCTATAAAACGATTATTCTTAGAACAATAATAAATATCTTTAACTCCCATTTCCTACTGTTGCCCATATGCCAAATGTTTTTGGATTGAAATAGTAAATAAAATCCTAATTATAAGTGTAATTACAAATATCTTCGCTCCTTTACTGGCTTCTGTTTCCATTACTTACTAATATATTAGAGTTTCAAAATAGTAGCGAGATATGGAATAATAAAGGACTGAATATGAAAAATTACGTAAATTTAAAAAGCACAGATTCCCTTCTCAAAAAAAGGACAGATTCTACAACTTGCGGCACATTATTACTTCGAGTCTTAATTGCTCATTAATATGAATTATATTCAGGCATTAGCATGTTCACAGAGTACAGACAATGGACTGCTGTGCTGTGAGGGTTTATGTTTTAAATATattcttcattttattcaggTAAGCGTGTAGTGTAAAAAAGAGCAAGGCAGTCTAAAGCATAGAactttgataacatcattaaaaTTCTTAATGACCACGGCTTACGTAGTAACATGTTAAGATACATAAACCCAAATAATAGCCATTCCCAGATTATAAAAACCCAAGGAACTCAAATGAGAGTGCTAATAAATTTCCCAAGAATTATTTCGTCAAACATTGGATTGGTAAAAACGACACCACATATAGATAGGCATCCATGCAATTACAGGTATAATACAAATTCGATAGTGAACCTGAAGGAGATGCATGAAGTTCCTTTGCACGATCATTGCAGCTGCCTAACAAAGCAGGAGTTAACCCTTCTTCCCTTTCAACTACCCTGTCTTCCTCTTCGATAGCCTCAAATACGCTAGCCCTCAGCTCAGCCTTTAATATATCAATGTAAACCACGTTAATTAAACAGATATGAAGGCAATTGATGCAGAACAACAACCTTGCAGAAACAAAGTAATAATGTTAAAAGATTGGACCGCATATCCAACCCAATAGATTACCAACTACAAGAGAAAAAGTTCCCAAACAATAAAGTGTAAAAAACAATGTATATAAATGAAACATAAAAATATAATCATCCCACATAAAGTATAAACACTAAAAAATACCCTGagtttaaataaattttatagaTAATTGTTTTAATAAACCCTACACAACAAGTCGGTGAAGCACATATGGAGAAAAAAGTACAAAAGAGAGTAGCTCTTGTAGCAATCATCGATATCATGATTAATGTGCTAATGCAGCTCCAATCATATAAATAGTCCTATAAGAAACTTCTCCACAAAATTCAGATGCCATATTTAGTAAATATGAAGAGACGGGGAACCCCACAACACATTAACGCCCTTCGAAAAAATGCTTCTGATACATTGTGGCAACAGTACAGGAACTTATCCAATTAACTTAATGTGAGTTTTCACCAACCAAACACATTATTCCACTCGATCGGGCCAAAGCCCATACACTAAACAAAAGTAGTAAAGAACCCGGATAACTATAAAAACCCAAAATATTCCTCAAATTCTTAAGATATAGCCCGTGACCTAATAAATTTCATAAAACACTCCAACCCAAACAAACAATTTACACGGACAGAAGTAAAAATTATAACAAACTTCCAACATTTCCCGATACGCACATTGTCCGAACAATTACACAAATCCGCAATTACAAAACAAACTTTCACAAATAATCAATCCACAATTACAAAATCACAAAACAAACCCTAAAACCTAGCCGAATTACGAAAGAAAATCAGAAAAAGGAATTGGATCCAGCAAATACAGAGATTAAAGATACAAAAAGAAATGAAGGTGTAATTAAAAAATGAAACAAGGTTTTGGGGAAAATGGACAACGAGATCTGTGAAGATAACCAAGGGAGAGTATAGGATTACTCTAATTTTGGCGAGAACGCCTTTCTTTTCAAGAGTACGAGTGACGAGCGTCTTCAAGTCCATCATTTCTCGAGTGTAATCGTCCATTTTTTATGAGTGCCCTTTTTGTTTTTCTGTTTTCTTCTTTCAGCTTCGATCAAGCTCCATTCCTACTTTTGTTGTCTAAgctatttatttttaaataatttataactTAAATCAACGTTATACAAATATTCATCTATTATCTATTATCTATTATCtattatctattatatatataatagagcaaataTGAGGTTATGTGAGACAATTTATTTCAAATTACTAATTTACCCCTcgataattatatatataattatatatataatagagcaaataTGGGGTTAGGTGAGACAATTTATTCCAAATTACTAATTTACCCCTCgataataaatataaatttttgtcAAATTTAATACCATATATTAATTACACTTAAGTCATTATTACTccttattaataaatataaataattgtcatatttaatatattaattaCACCTAACTCATtagtattaataattttatatatattaccaattataatttaatattaacaacctataattagatatctaaaatttaataatatttgtatgtatatatactaaattcttttttttaagactttatataaaataaataaatttattttcagtaaattaatttaatatgTTAGCTAATCTGAAAATGACAATGTTAGTGTATCAAGTATTAAACCCAAGAAATATAATAGATATTCTCTTTGTATATGAACAAAATAGTGGGTTATGAGGGAGTTTATAATAAAGTTGATATTCTTATTATATGTCCAAATCGAATATAAACTAAGACTGATTTGAAGATTTTGAATAtgtataataaaatattaaaatatcaagttCATTGCGGTTACATTAATATTTTACAATGATAAGGTGCATCATTTTCTTGCATTAACCAATTTAAAGCTTTTTTTCAGAAATATAAGTAAAAGAGTTATAAGATTACTGCAGTTTTATAGAAATCGATAATTTCGCTGATAAATTGCTAGAAGGCAACCAAACAATATTATAGAGCAAAATCGGAGAATATAACATTTTTTCCATTTTCGATCAAAATCGACAATTTTCCGGTCAAAATTTGACAAATCAAACACACGATTTGACGACTTTGCTTTGTAATACTTGGTGCATTTGTATAATATTTTGATCATATATTTCAATTTCATTGCCATATATTCAATTCATTTTGAGAAAAAACACGTCGAGTACGACATCGATCTCAATTTCATAAAGAGAAATATTTAGTTAATCAATCCATCATGAAACAACATGAATATATCATCGATAATTACAATCAAAACAACATCAATTCACGCATTAGAGAATATgcccgtgcattgcacgggctaTAGAGCTAGTTTAAGATTAATCGGAGAATCGTGGTTTAATCC carries:
- the LOC141693884 gene encoding protein TONNEAU 1a-like, whose translation is MDDYTREMMDLKTLVTRTLEKKGVLAKIRAELRASVFEAIEEEDRVVEREEGLTPALLGSCNDRAKELHASPSGRLLTALLCEYMDWAQLNHTLKVYLPECNMQKDAWKSELKDFSNKNGYDLNRNGDSGPLLLDVLEGFLKYENLSQAMNTGRRSTAPDPESYSNIESRNARRPSSSSVAGGLPPLGRPVPVSQSSDRRGGSSVSGYRNDDYNWRYDNDEHPDEVGQASSALENLRLDRKAHNLTTSWRHGGDGATEDDGGRPDM